ATATTTTGCGAAATTGATTAATATATCATTTGGTTGGGGATTTATGAAAATAGCGGTGCTGGGTGGTACTTATAATCCTGTGCATGTTGGGCATATGTTTTTGGCAAAGGAAATAGAGTATTATTTGGGAGTTGATAAAGTAGTGTTTGTTCCCACACATAATCCTGTCCATAAAATTGTTGAAGGGAATGTTAGTGTTAAGGACAGAGTTGCGATGCTCAAGTTGGCAATACGGAGCGAGAGCAATATGTGCGTAGACGAGTGTGACATAGTCAATGGAGGGATCACGTACACTATTGACACCGTTGCTTGTATTAAAAAGAAATATGTGCACTCTGAAGTTTATTTGGTTATTGGCGATGATCTTTTCGAAAATTTTGCCTTGTGGAAAAATGCAGAAGAAATAGCAGAGTCCGTTAATCTTGTGGTAGTGCACAGGATATATAAAGAAAAAATCGTGAGCTATTTTAAACATACCTACGTTGATAATAAAATGTTTCCTATTTCTTCATCAGAGATTAGAAGCAGAATTGAGAATTGTTTGCCGGTTGATTATTTGCTTCCTTCTGGTGTTTTAAGATATATTAAAGATAATAATTTGTATGTCCAAGGTAATTAATTGAAAAAAGAGTTATTTTTCCTAATTTTAATCGTTTTGGTGGTTCTCGGTGTTGTGGTTTTTTTTGTTGATAGTTCTAAAAGAGAACAGGTGTATTTTGAGTTAAATACTAAGAGTAATATTAGTTTTTTCATTCTGATAGAAGACGATATTGGTAATCTTTTGAGTATGCAAGAGATTTTTATTAATATAAAAACCGGGAATATTGGATTTTTAGATATTCCTATTTACACAGGTTATGAAGATTTAAAGGGAAATGTATCTTGGTTTGAGAATTTATATGAGAGAAACAGGTTTGATGAATTTTTGTTTAAGGTGTTTAGACAGCTAAATCATGAACCTGATTACTATATTCTTTTTAAAAAGGATTCTTTTGTAAAATTTATTGATTATCTTGGTGGGGTGCGTCTTCTTGTTCAAAGGCCTGTCAAAGTATACAAAATGACAAATTCTATTCTAATACCTTCTGGTAATTCTGTTTTTGATGGGGATAAAGCTTACGATTACTTAAGCTATTTCAAAAATATTAATCACTTTGATGAAAGATTTGAGTTTTTTAAGGAGTTTTTCAAAAAGATTGTAGCACAATTTGAAGAGTTGGATGAGACCCATGAAGATTTTTCTAGAATGTATTCTATGTTAGATACTAATCTTTCTGAGACTGTGTTTAGGTATATTTTTACCAATTACAAAATAAATAGCGAAAAATTTATTTTTGTTAACATTAAGGGGCAGGAGGAAATATTTAAGGGTAACGATAATAGTACAATAAAAGTTGTTTTCCCTTATTATGGAGGGGCGGTTCTTAAAGAATCAATAGAGAAATTAAATAAGGATTTAATAAGTGAAAATAGAGATGAAGAAGAAATAAAAGTTATTATTTTAAATGGTACTAAAATCTCTGGGCTTGCAAGAAAGGCTACTAATATTTTTCAGTCTTTAGGATTTAATGTTATAAAGTTTGCAAACGCAGATAGGGATAATTATTCCAATACTTTAGTGATAAATAATTCAGATAATTTGGAGATAGCTATGAGGGTCGGGGATGTAGTTAGAGCAAGAAAGGTTAAACCGATTTCTGAATTTCATACAGATATATTGGGATTTGATGGGTTGGCCGCAAGTCCTGATGTAATAATCATTTTGGGAGATGATTTTGATGGAAGGTATGTTAGACATAGATGATGTGAAGAAGCTATGCAAAATAATATCTGATTTTGATGGAATTGATGTTTTAGGTATTGATGTTAGTTCTGTTTGTAATTGGGCAGATTTCTTTACTATTGTATCATGTTCATCGTTTAAACATATGGAGGCTTTGTACTCTGAGAGATTGGTAAATTTTTTTAATGCAGGATCTTTTAATTATTGTGTTCAAGGTAAGGGTTTTATTTATGATTGGACAATTGTTTCATGCGAAAATTTAATCATACATTTGATGAGTGATAAGGCCAGAGCGTACTATGAGCTTGAAAAGCTATGGAGTCATGGTGAGTTTATATACTCTTAGAAATATTTAATTAAAAAAAATAAAAATATCATAAAAATTATTTACAAAAAATTAAAAATATTCTAGATTTAGAACATGTATTTTAGGGAGGCTTAGAGGTGAATATCACAGATATAAGAATTAGGAGAGTTGATAATAAAAATCCCAGTTCTAAGTTATTGGCGTATGTTACAGTTACTTTTGATGATTGTTTAGTTCTTCATAATATTAGAGTTATTAAGGGACAGAAAGGTGTTTTTATTGTCATGCCTAATAGAAGAACTAAGGTGGGGGAATACAAGGATATTGTACACCCTATTAATCAAAATTTTAGAGAGATATTGCAAACTTCTATTTTTAAAGAATACGTGAAGGAAAATCCTTCAAATCTTGAGCTTGAATTGAGTTGATATAGCCTTGTTGACAAAGGGTATTGTATTTTGTATGCTTTTGATTTGTATATAATTTGGGTATTTGGGACGTCGACAAGTGGTAAGTCAACTGGTTTTGGTCCAGTCATTCGAGGGTTCGAATCCTTCCGTCCCAGTATTTTTGATTAGGAGTTTTTGTTGTGGATAGTAGGGTTTTAAGTTGTGAGCGCAGGTTAGATTTTGGTTCTTCTTGTGCTCGTAGGATGAGGCTGAAGCATGAGATACCGGCTGTTGTTTATGGGAGAGGGAGTGACGTTCTCCACATAAGGGTTGGGAGTAATGAATTTAATAAAAAATTTGGGAAGTTTACAGACAATACTGTTTTGGTTTTAAGAGATGGGAATGTTGATAGGTGTGTTTTTATTAAGGATGTTGATGAAGATTTTACTAGGAATCTTATCTATCATATTGATTTTTATGAAGTTGATCGAGAACAAGATATTGAAAGAGATGTTGAGATTAGATTTGTCGGGGCTTCTATTGGCGTTAAGGAAGGTGGGGTTTTGAGTGTGCTTAGGAGTCGGATTAGGGTTAGATCTTTGCCTTTGGAATTGCCTGAGTTTATTGAGGTAGATTTGTCTCCTGTTAAAAGAGGAGACCAGATAACTTGCGGGGACATTGTGCTTCCTTGTGATGTTAAGCTTTCAGAAGAGGATGGTGGTTCGGTTGTTTTATTTGTGAAATAGAGAATATGAGTTTGTTAATAGTTGGGCTGGGGAATTCTGGGTCTGATTTTTTTCACACTAGACACAATGTTGGTTTTACCCTCGTAGATAAATTGATTTTAAAGCACGGGCTCTCTTTAAGTAGGGCCGATGGTTATGAGTATTCTGGTTTTAGTTACGAAGGCAGAAGGGTTGTCTTGGTTAAGCCTTTGACTTACATGAATCTTAGTGGTGGCATCTTTCCTTCTGTTTTTTCTGAGTTTAGTGTTAAGGTGTCCGATTTGTTGGTTGTAGTCGATAATGTTGATTTGCGTTTGGGAAGGTGTAGACTTAGAAAGTCAGGAGGAGCTTCCACACACAATGGCCTGAGGTCTATTTCTGAGAGGCTTGGGAATACTAAATATAGCAGGTTATATATTGGTATTGGTAATGGTGATGAAGGAAACCTTGGGGATTTTGTTCTTTCAAAATTTAGTGCTAGTGAGATGGAATGTGTTGAGAATGTTTTTACTTTTTTAAGCGAAGAGATATTGGATATTGATGAATTTAATTTTGAAGATAAAGTTGAAAAGATTAATTCTAGTAGTTTTTGATGTTTTGGAACAATATAAAAGGAAGGATAGAGAGTTTTTATGAAAAAAATGCACTGACTAGGGGAAAGGTGGTTGTCGCTTTTTCAGGGGGTGCAGATTCTACCGCTTTGTTGTTAAGCCTGAAAGAGTATTTGAATAATGATATTGTGGCTCTTTATTTTGCGCATTGCATAAGGCCTGAGCGCGAACAGAGTAAAGAATTGGAACACGTGGAGAAGTTTTGTACTTTTTATGGTGTTCCTTTTCAGATAAAGCGTTGTAGTGTTGACATAACAAGGGAGGCTAGTCGACTTCGTAGATCGGTAGAGGAGCTGGCTAGGGAGTATCGATATGATGCTTTATTGGAATCTTTCAGAGAAAATAAGGCCAGTTATATTGCACTTGCTCACAATGAAGGGGATCAGTTTGAAACTTTGATTATGAGATTTTTTCAAG
This is a stretch of genomic DNA from Borrelia sp. P9F1. It encodes these proteins:
- a CDS encoding LCP family protein codes for the protein MKKELFFLILIVLVVLGVVVFFVDSSKREQVYFELNTKSNISFFILIEDDIGNLLSMQEIFINIKTGNIGFLDIPIYTGYEDLKGNVSWFENLYERNRFDEFLFKVFRQLNHEPDYYILFKKDSFVKFIDYLGGVRLLVQRPVKVYKMTNSILIPSGNSVFDGDKAYDYLSYFKNINHFDERFEFFKEFFKKIVAQFEELDETHEDFSRMYSMLDTNLSETVFRYIFTNYKINSEKFIFVNIKGQEEIFKGNDNSTIKVVFPYYGGAVLKESIEKLNKDLISENRDEEEIKVIILNGTKISGLARKATNIFQSLGFNVIKFANADRDNYSNTLVINNSDNLEIAMRVGDVVRARKVKPISEFHTDILGFDGLAASPDVIIILGDDFDGRYVRHR
- the nadD gene encoding nicotinate (nicotinamide) nucleotide adenylyltransferase, whose amino-acid sequence is MKIAVLGGTYNPVHVGHMFLAKEIEYYLGVDKVVFVPTHNPVHKIVEGNVSVKDRVAMLKLAIRSESNMCVDECDIVNGGITYTIDTVACIKKKYVHSEVYLVIGDDLFENFALWKNAEEIAESVNLVVVHRIYKEKIVSYFKHTYVDNKMFPISSSEIRSRIENCLPVDYLLPSGVLRYIKDNNLYVQGN
- the rsfS gene encoding ribosome silencing factor; the protein is MEGMLDIDDVKKLCKIISDFDGIDVLGIDVSSVCNWADFFTIVSCSSFKHMEALYSERLVNFFNAGSFNYCVQGKGFIYDWTIVSCENLIIHLMSDKARAYYELEKLWSHGEFIYS
- a CDS encoding 50S ribosomal protein L25/general stress protein Ctc, which encodes MDSRVLSCERRLDFGSSCARRMRLKHEIPAVVYGRGSDVLHIRVGSNEFNKKFGKFTDNTVLVLRDGNVDRCVFIKDVDEDFTRNLIYHIDFYEVDREQDIERDVEIRFVGASIGVKEGGVLSVLRSRIRVRSLPLELPEFIEVDLSPVKRGDQITCGDIVLPCDVKLSEEDGGSVVLFVK
- the spoVG gene encoding septation regulator SpoVG — translated: MNITDIRIRRVDNKNPSSKLLAYVTVTFDDCLVLHNIRVIKGQKGVFIVMPNRRTKVGEYKDIVHPINQNFREILQTSIFKEYVKENPSNLELELS
- the pth gene encoding aminoacyl-tRNA hydrolase, with the protein product MSLLIVGLGNSGSDFFHTRHNVGFTLVDKLILKHGLSLSRADGYEYSGFSYEGRRVVLVKPLTYMNLSGGIFPSVFSEFSVKVSDLLVVVDNVDLRLGRCRLRKSGGASTHNGLRSISERLGNTKYSRLYIGIGNGDEGNLGDFVLSKFSASEMECVENVFTFLSEEILDIDEFNFEDKVEKINSSSF